A region from the Campylobacter subantarcticus LMG 24377 genome encodes:
- a CDS encoding thioredoxin encodes MKLKHILSSFLLLSIIYSNFYAKPIIYNDIFTAQQQALKEAKIMVFFVVSNTCKYCHKLLNDVMNNTTLMSYFDEKFVVAISDLNNGGKIPRDLLFDGTTPTTYIITPTGKVIGEPIKGAIDSNMLLGLLKGLEDYKKTRLGF; translated from the coding sequence ATGAAATTAAAGCACATTCTTTCTTCTTTTTTACTACTAAGTATCATATATAGCAACTTTTATGCAAAACCTATTATATACAATGATATTTTTACTGCCCAACAACAAGCATTAAAAGAGGCTAAAATCATGGTTTTCTTTGTAGTATCAAATACTTGCAAATATTGTCATAAACTTCTTAATGATGTAATGAATAACACAACACTAATGAGTTATTTTGATGAAAAATTTGTAGTAGCAATATCTGATTTAAATAATGGTGGAAAGATTCCAAGAGATTTATTGTTTGATGGCACAACACCTACAACATACATCATAACGCCAACAGGAAAAGTCATAGGAGAGCCAATAAAAGGAGCTATTGACTCTAATATGCTTTTAGGTTTATTAAAAGGATTAGAGGATTACAAAAAGACTAGATTAGGTTTTTAA
- a CDS encoding multiple promoter invertase, with product MIYAYIRVSTDKQNTENQKFEILQWSKRNEIKINYFVQEVVSGKIAIDHRNLGRLFKKLKNGDSLVVTELSRLGRSLLDIMEKLNWCIKNNITIYSIKENFALNDNINTKVIAFAFSLSAEIERQLISQRTKEALARKKMEGAILGRPKGKKNRIEVNPCYPALKQILKWDKQGYSHSKIARRIGVHRDTLRKFLITMGYAHLLKRYKTEI from the coding sequence ATGATATATGCTTATATAAGAGTTAGCACTGATAAACAAAACACTGAAAATCAAAAATTTGAAATACTTCAGTGGAGTAAAAGAAATGAAATTAAAATCAATTATTTTGTGCAAGAAGTTGTTAGCGGAAAAATAGCAATAGATCATAGAAATTTAGGAAGATTATTTAAAAAATTAAAAAATGGAGATTCCTTAGTTGTCACAGAACTTTCAAGACTAGGAAGAAGTCTTTTAGATATTATGGAGAAATTGAACTGGTGTATTAAAAATAATATCACTATATATTCTATCAAAGAAAATTTTGCTCTTAATGATAATATTAATACAAAAGTAATTGCTTTTGCTTTTTCTTTATCAGCTGAAATTGAAAGACAATTAATTTCACAAAGAACTAAAGAGGCTTTAGCTAGAAAAAAAATGGAAGGTGCAATTTTAGGGCGTCCCAAAGGCAAAAAGAATAGAATTGAAGTAAATCCATGCTATCCAGCATTAAAACAAATTTTAAAATGGGACAAGCAAGGCTACTCGCACTCAAAAATAGCAAGAAGAATAGGTGTTCATAGGGATACTTTAAGAAAATTTCTAATTACAATGGGATATGCCCATTTATTAAAAAGATATAAAACTGAGATTTAA